CGACGGAAGCTGCGCGAGAGCACACGCCAAAACCACATCCAACGCCGCGCCGCTGCCCGCCATGCTGATTGCGGCCGCCATGGCTTGCGCCGCCCATAACCCGTCTTCCGCATTTGTGATTTCGGCGTCACGCGCGGCAAGAGTTGCTGCAACTTGAGCTTGCCCGGCACAAACGACGCCAATGGGCACAGCGCGCGCGACGGCGCTGTCATCGAAATAATGCGGATTATAGCGGCCGCTGTTCGGCGGTTGTATTGATTTTCGCAGATGCGCCAGCGCGACTTGAATGCTCACACTGGCTTTGATGTTTTCGGCGTGCGCCAACTCCTGCCAACTTGAAAACCAGAGATCACCATCAAAATTTTCGCGCTGACGCAGGAGATTTTTCATGGTGAATGCCGCCCATTCCGTATCGTCTGCCGGGGCCAACAAAAACGCTTCAGCGGGCCGATTCAACGAAAACGGCATGGCTACGGGAAGCGTGTTGTTATCTTCGGAGGCGGCATCAATTTCACGGCGGATTCGCCTGGTCCAAAATGGCAATGCAACGCTGCGATGAAACATCGCAGGCCAGCTTATCGCATCACCCAATGCCAGGCCGAGCATGGCATTGCGCACGCGCAGGCGGAGATCATTCATCAACATCCTCCTGGCGGGCAGCAAGCGCTGCCAGGGCCTCTGCGGTTGATAGAATATCCATACCCGCAACGGTTTTAATGCACGCGCCGCGCGCCGCTTGAATTCTGCTTGACCAATGCGCGGGCAGTGAAGAATAGCCGTGTTTCGCGCCGGTAATGGCGCCACAAATCGCGGCAACGGTATCCGTGTCGCGACCGGCATTCACCGCGCCAATCACCGCCTGCTCAAAATTGCCGCGGGCAGCGGCAATCACACCGAATGCCAAACCCACGGCTTCCGGCGCGAGATCAGCCCAATGATAATAACGGCACACCAGCGCATCATATAACGCTTGCGGAGCGTCCCAGAATTCGAGGTGATTCCGCGCAATTGCAATGCCTGTGTGGATCGCATACCCACACCAGGACTCTTCCGGAACGGCTTGCAGCGCGGCCGCGAGAATTTGATCATCATCCGCTCCGCTCATGGCACGTGCAACGGCCGCGGCGACGGCTTTTCCCGCATAAATGCCTTCACCGGCATGGCTCACGGCGCCGTCAATTTCAGCCAGCTTTGCCGCGAGTTGGGGATTACCGGCTGCAGCAATGCCGTAAGGCGCGGCGCGCATGGCCAGGC
The nucleotide sequence above comes from Cytophagia bacterium CHB2. Encoded proteins:
- a CDS encoding ADP-ribosylglycohydrolase family protein gives rise to the protein MVTELVDRARGAFMGLAIGDALGSPTEGKTPAQIQQRWGRVTDFLTEQPAGTDDTEYALFSARLLLRHGFALTSANVAQAWRDEIISEKNEYKGAGFSEILTIANLKRGLQPPQSGQHLHSWSDGLAMRAAPYGIAAAGNPQLAAKLAEIDGAVSHAGEGIYAGKAVAAAVARAMSGADDDQILAAALQAVPEESWCGYAIHTGIAIARNHLEFWDAPQALYDALVCRYYHWADLAPEAVGLAFGVIAAARGNFEQAVIGAVNAGRDTDTVAAICGAITGAKHGYSSLPAHWSSRIQAARGACIKTVAGMDILSTAEALAALAARQEDVDE